Proteins encoded by one window of Xanthomonas sp. DAR 80977:
- a CDS encoding TonB-dependent receptor — translation MSAPKNRLAQAICLGLATLPASLYAQSADTAAASAGNGAVDLDRVTVTGSLVKRVDVETASPVTVVDRQQIQQSGKQTLGDLMQSLPGIAGDATNPQVNNGGGDGASTVSLRGLGDQRTLILIDGHRILNNDINSIPASMIDHVEVLKVGASAMYGSDAIGGVVNFILRKNFEGGEFVANYGQASRGDGARQGGTFTFGKTWDRGNVVVGIDYNKQKEISSANREFSKYAMYLSSGSVYKGGSSRTPNGYYKLPASTLAANGCSTGGAMTSDGSGGYKCYSSSSDAYNYQAQNLLMTPQQRVNSFVLGSFNVTDNVQAYVNAYHNHTMSHYAIAPLPFDAQSDGITIAADNPYNPFGVEFGPDGYEYRSRFTSLGQREGFYDTTTDQDVLGLKGSIGDTSWVWDANFNYGHYKQRNWSHGYVDYAALQDAITSGELNIFDQTDADTVAWMNSHESIPRYQTTTITRQWEASANGSVWELPAGSAQLAVGALYRKESLDYTVSSNAVINSDNTCDISSEACSSPLSGSFSVKEAYAQLFIPVLAQSSPIGALNVTLSDRFSDYSSVSSTNNSASFQLEWRPIHDLMVRGTVAQVFRAPTIYDLYQGPTANSPTFTDPCIGYSGSGHENACAGVETGWTGSGLSQTNAIVSGSSYAGYDLKPEKGTSYDYGIVYSPDYVPGLSLNVDWWKVKLDDLIQSISAQTVVNSCYNDNNSPYCSYIHRYAAGTASAGNIDYIETPVVNIGKLDTQGIDFGANYALPQTAFGKFTLALDSTYLQRYDIDTGDSVVHMAGKYNSSYGNYARWRARGQIGWKLGNWDATWTTRWIGKIQVGSTDLSENMSADAAIKGVVLNYGSYMYHALQLGYDMTDANIRFDLGVDNLFNKQPPVLYQNNVLNANTDVSTYDTVGRYYWMRATYRF, via the coding sequence ATGTCCGCACCAAAGAACAGACTCGCCCAGGCCATTTGCCTGGGATTGGCCACGCTTCCCGCTTCGCTCTACGCGCAGAGCGCCGATACCGCCGCGGCGTCCGCGGGCAACGGTGCGGTCGACCTGGACCGCGTCACCGTGACCGGCTCGCTGGTGAAGCGCGTGGACGTGGAGACGGCCAGCCCGGTCACCGTGGTCGATCGCCAGCAGATCCAGCAGAGCGGCAAGCAGACCCTGGGCGACCTGATGCAGTCGCTGCCCGGCATCGCCGGCGATGCGACCAACCCGCAGGTCAACAACGGCGGCGGCGACGGCGCCTCGACGGTGTCGCTGCGCGGCCTCGGCGACCAGCGCACGCTGATCCTGATCGACGGCCACCGCATCCTCAACAACGACATCAACTCGATCCCGGCCAGCATGATCGACCACGTCGAAGTGCTGAAGGTCGGCGCCTCGGCGATGTACGGCTCCGACGCCATCGGCGGCGTGGTCAACTTCATCCTGCGCAAGAACTTCGAAGGCGGCGAATTCGTCGCCAACTACGGCCAGGCCAGCCGCGGCGACGGCGCCCGCCAGGGCGGCACCTTCACCTTCGGCAAGACCTGGGACCGCGGCAACGTGGTGGTCGGCATCGACTACAACAAGCAGAAGGAGATCTCCTCGGCCAACCGCGAGTTCTCCAAGTACGCGATGTACCTGTCCAGCGGCAGCGTCTACAAGGGCGGTTCCAGCCGTACCCCGAACGGCTACTACAAACTGCCGGCGAGCACGCTGGCCGCCAACGGCTGCAGCACCGGCGGCGCGATGACCAGCGACGGCAGCGGCGGCTACAAGTGCTACTCCTCCTCCTCCGACGCCTACAACTACCAGGCGCAGAACCTGCTGATGACCCCGCAGCAGCGCGTCAACAGCTTCGTGCTCGGCAGCTTCAACGTGACCGACAACGTGCAGGCCTACGTCAACGCCTACCACAACCACACCATGTCGCACTACGCGATCGCGCCGCTGCCGTTCGATGCGCAGAGCGACGGCATCACCATCGCCGCCGACAATCCCTACAACCCGTTCGGCGTCGAGTTCGGCCCCGACGGCTACGAGTACCGCTCGCGCTTCACCTCGCTGGGCCAGCGCGAAGGCTTCTACGACACCACCACCGACCAGGACGTGCTCGGCCTGAAGGGCAGCATCGGCGACACCAGCTGGGTGTGGGACGCCAACTTCAACTACGGCCACTACAAGCAGCGCAACTGGAGCCACGGCTACGTCGACTACGCGGCGTTGCAGGATGCGATCACCTCCGGCGAACTGAACATCTTCGACCAGACCGACGCCGATACCGTGGCCTGGATGAACAGCCACGAGTCGATCCCGCGCTACCAGACCACCACCATCACCCGCCAGTGGGAAGCCAGCGCCAACGGCAGCGTGTGGGAGCTGCCGGCCGGCAGCGCGCAGCTGGCGGTCGGTGCGCTGTACCGCAAGGAGAGCCTGGACTACACCGTGTCCAGCAATGCGGTGATCAACAGCGACAACACCTGCGACATCTCCTCCGAGGCCTGCTCCTCGCCGCTGAGCGGTTCCTTCAGCGTCAAGGAAGCCTACGCGCAGCTGTTCATCCCGGTGCTGGCGCAGTCCTCGCCGATCGGCGCGCTCAACGTGACCCTGAGCGATCGTTTCTCCGACTACAGCAGCGTCAGCTCGACCAACAACAGCGCCTCGTTCCAGCTGGAGTGGCGCCCGATCCACGACCTGATGGTGCGCGGCACCGTGGCGCAGGTGTTCCGCGCGCCGACCATCTACGACCTGTACCAGGGGCCGACCGCGAACTCGCCGACCTTCACCGACCCGTGCATCGGCTACAGCGGCAGCGGCCACGAAAACGCCTGCGCAGGCGTGGAGACCGGCTGGACCGGCTCGGGCCTGTCGCAGACCAACGCGATCGTGTCGGGTTCGAGCTATGCCGGCTACGACCTGAAGCCGGAGAAGGGCACTTCCTACGACTACGGCATCGTCTACAGCCCGGACTACGTGCCGGGCCTGTCGCTCAACGTCGACTGGTGGAAGGTCAAGCTCGACGACCTGATCCAGTCGATCTCCGCGCAGACCGTGGTCAACAGCTGCTACAACGACAACAACAGCCCGTACTGCAGCTACATCCACCGCTATGCGGCGGGCACCGCCAGCGCCGGCAACATCGACTACATCGAGACCCCGGTGGTCAACATCGGCAAGCTGGACACCCAGGGCATCGATTTCGGCGCCAACTACGCCCTGCCGCAGACCGCGTTCGGCAAGTTCACCCTGGCCCTGGACAGCACCTACCTGCAGCGCTACGACATCGACACCGGCGACTCGGTGGTGCACATGGCCGGCAAGTACAACTCGTCCTACGGCAACTACGCACGCTGGCGCGCGCGCGGCCAGATCGGCTGGAAGCTGGGCAACTGGGACGCGACCTGGACCACGCGCTGGATCGGCAAGATCCAGGTCGGCAGCACCGACCTGTCGGAGAACATGTCCGCCGATGCGGCAATCAAGGGCGTGGTGCTGAACTACGGCAGCTACATGTACCACGCGCTGCAGCTGGGCTACGACATGACCGACGCCAACATCCGCTTCGACCTGGGCGTGGACAACCTGTTCAACAAGCAGCCGCCGGTGCTGTACCAGAACAACGTGCTGAACGCGAACACCGACGTGAGCACCTACGACACGGTCGGCCGCTACTACTGGATGCGCGCCACCTATCGGTTCTGA
- a CDS encoding tetratricopeptide repeat-containing sulfotransferase family protein: protein MTLPDDSAIPPLPALLAALEAGQAQALEQGARRYLQHAPGDALVGSLLAMSLQMQGQPAQAAALYRELAARQPQDVAHWNNLGTALREARRFAEARQAYAQARALTPDDPMLHHNLGLLAMDDGDYGAAREHLLDAHGLVPESPHLRVHAAMACHECGDFQRVEALIANWRQWPAQDPETTLELAWLLSQAGQTDAACELLRACAAAPMPQPERAWSRLVLVLERANRLEQARQAAAQLPAPERIEDPDARHDAINALAVLAMRDGQWDDAYRLLSGLLSAGAGTDKRKQSNLFFALARVCDRLGRHGEALAACAQGHAGQVEGVASLVPELAAADAAPLPVARHRWDPARYAAALPVAAPSHDASPVFVVGFPRSGTTLLEQMLDAHPQLCAMDERPFLQGLAERIERRGLAWPDGLGELDDADCAALRADYWQSVRGVVELQPGQRLVDKNPLNLLRLPLIRRLFPEAHVILALRHPCDVLLSCYMQAFRSPAFALLCSSAQRLAQGYADAMAFWLYHVELLQPHALELRYEDLVADPQAQVARLGSFLQLEQPARLLEFQRHARAKGFISTPSYAQVVEGINRKGLDRWRPYRGFFEPVLPLLRPYLQRWDYRVD from the coding sequence ATGACCCTACCGGACGACTCCGCGATCCCGCCGCTGCCCGCCTTGCTGGCGGCCCTGGAGGCCGGACAGGCGCAGGCGCTGGAGCAGGGCGCGCGCCGCTACCTGCAGCACGCGCCCGGCGACGCACTGGTCGGCAGCCTGCTGGCGATGAGCCTGCAGATGCAGGGCCAGCCGGCGCAGGCGGCCGCGCTGTACCGCGAACTGGCCGCGCGGCAGCCGCAGGACGTGGCGCACTGGAACAACCTGGGCACCGCCTTGCGCGAGGCGCGCCGTTTCGCCGAGGCGCGGCAGGCGTATGCGCAGGCGCGCGCGTTGACGCCGGACGATCCGATGCTGCACCACAATCTCGGCCTGCTGGCGATGGACGACGGCGACTACGGCGCCGCCCGCGAGCATCTGCTGGATGCGCACGGCCTGGTGCCGGAGTCGCCGCACCTGCGCGTGCACGCCGCCATGGCCTGCCACGAATGCGGCGACTTCCAGCGCGTGGAGGCGCTGATCGCCAACTGGCGGCAATGGCCGGCGCAGGACCCGGAGACCACGCTGGAACTGGCCTGGCTGCTGTCGCAGGCAGGCCAGACCGATGCGGCGTGCGAACTGCTGCGCGCCTGCGCCGCCGCCCCGATGCCGCAGCCGGAGCGCGCCTGGTCGCGGCTGGTGCTGGTGCTCGAACGCGCCAACCGGCTCGAGCAGGCGCGCCAGGCGGCCGCGCAGCTGCCGGCGCCGGAACGCATCGAGGACCCCGACGCGCGCCACGACGCGATCAACGCGCTGGCGGTCCTGGCGATGCGCGATGGGCAGTGGGACGACGCCTACCGATTGCTGTCGGGCTTGCTGAGCGCCGGTGCCGGCACCGACAAGCGCAAGCAGAGCAACCTGTTCTTCGCCCTGGCCCGCGTCTGCGACCGCCTGGGGCGCCACGGCGAGGCGCTGGCGGCGTGCGCGCAAGGGCATGCCGGGCAGGTCGAGGGCGTGGCGTCATTGGTGCCCGAGCTGGCCGCCGCGGATGCGGCGCCGCTGCCGGTCGCGCGTCACCGCTGGGATCCGGCGCGCTACGCCGCGGCGTTGCCGGTGGCCGCTCCGTCGCACGACGCATCGCCGGTGTTCGTGGTCGGTTTCCCGCGCTCGGGTACCACCTTGCTGGAACAGATGCTCGATGCGCATCCGCAGCTGTGCGCGATGGACGAGCGCCCGTTCCTGCAGGGCCTGGCCGAGCGCATCGAACGCCGCGGCCTGGCCTGGCCCGATGGCCTGGGCGAACTGGACGACGCCGACTGCGCCGCCTTGCGCGCCGACTACTGGCAATCGGTCCGCGGCGTGGTGGAGCTGCAGCCGGGACAGCGCCTGGTCGACAAGAATCCGCTGAACCTGCTGCGCCTGCCGCTGATCCGGCGGCTGTTTCCCGAGGCGCACGTGATCCTGGCGCTGCGCCATCCCTGCGACGTGCTGCTGAGCTGCTACATGCAGGCGTTCCGCTCGCCGGCGTTCGCGTTGTTGTGTTCCAGCGCGCAACGCCTGGCGCAGGGCTACGCCGATGCGATGGCGTTCTGGCTGTACCACGTCGAACTGCTGCAGCCGCACGCGCTGGAGCTGCGCTACGAGGACCTGGTGGCCGATCCGCAGGCGCAGGTCGCGCGGCTGGGCAGCTTCCTGCAACTCGAACAGCCGGCGCGGTTGCTCGAGTTCCAGCGCCATGCGCGCGCCAAGGGCTTCATCAGCACGCCCAGCTATGCGCAGGTGGTGGAAGGCATCAACCGCAAGGGCCTGGACCGCTGGCGCCCGTATCGCGGCTTCTTCGAACCGGTGCTGCCGCTGCTGCGGCCCTATCTGCAGCGCTGGGACTACCGCGTCGACTGA
- a CDS encoding NahK/ErcS family hybrid sensor histidine kinase/response regulator has translation MVSSWILLLVSVGYAALLFAVAWWGDRRPLYPERPWLRPAVYSLALAVYCSSWTFYGAVGSAVRNGAGYLPIYLGPLLLLLFGWRIIERLALIARSENTVSIADFISSRYGRSRRLAALVAVIALIGVVPYLALQYKAVAMSLQVLSGQSSAGAPFYADPALYVALLMALFATLFGTRQVDATEHHHGMMLAIALESVVKLLAMVAVGVFAYVWLSGRDGRVLQSAHTLFQNTPPVGFISQTLLSFLAIVCLPRQFHVAVVECSDIGDIRKARWLFGLYLVVISAMVVPIAAAGVALFGHSGEVARDSIVLALPLAEGRTALALVAYVGGFSAATGMVIVSSIALATMISNDLVMPVLLRRRGHQAAGADVASRVLWIRRLAILLLALIAYGYYRSSSNDSSLASYGLMAFAAVAQFAPGVIGGLYWRGASRRGVETGMVLGFATWIYTLLLPALTQAGWLAPEWLRDGPFGISWLRPQQLFGMSGWDPLAHGTFWSLLLNVGTMMLVSARWRPGLDERLRAAPFLEPYSQRPAVAGDWLGHVQVIDLQALAERMVGERHARRAFAEQAQLLGREPQPNAVADRAWVQFTERLLAASIGAASARLVLTSLLRGSGMDLGEVVAVLDEAGQELRFNREILSTTLENISAGVSVVDPAMRLTAWNRRYQQMFGYPDGMLYVGRPVADLIRYNAERGELGEGRIEDQINRRIGHLRAGTSHVFERTRSDGKVIEMRGQPLPGGGYVTSYNDITDYKRAEQALLEANETLEQRVAERSREAELAQQSKTRFLAAISHDVLQPLNAARLFASALREAHQNEEQRHLAERVDASLRAAEELLDGLLDVSRLDAGGMRPAIEDFDASVLLRELAAQYTPVAAGRGLRMHVYARPIWVRSDRRLLRRVLQNFIANALRYTRQGRIVLGMRGRGAALELQVWDTGPGIPKHHMQQIFEEFQRYQQPFDWGEQGLGLGLSICQRISRLLGHDLDARSAVGHGSMFSIAVPRVAPVPQKQQRQQRSVAASDSLAGLRVLCVDNDQEILDGMRALLGRWQVEVICASTVDEALPLAARAPNVMLVDYHLHDRLDGLDTLDALREAMVGPVAGALLTADGRDELKLQARERGYRVLTKPVKPASLRAFLTAYHDPIKSD, from the coding sequence TTGGTTTCTAGCTGGATCCTGCTGCTGGTGTCGGTCGGCTACGCGGCGCTGCTGTTCGCGGTGGCGTGGTGGGGCGACCGGCGGCCGCTGTACCCGGAACGGCCGTGGCTGCGCCCGGCGGTGTACAGCCTGGCGCTGGCGGTGTACTGCTCGTCGTGGACCTTCTACGGCGCGGTCGGCAGCGCGGTGCGCAACGGCGCCGGCTACCTGCCGATCTACCTGGGCCCGCTGCTGCTGCTGCTGTTCGGCTGGCGCATCATCGAGCGGCTGGCGCTGATCGCGCGCAGCGAGAACACGGTGTCCATCGCCGACTTCATCTCCTCGCGCTACGGCCGCTCGCGGCGCCTGGCGGCGCTGGTGGCGGTGATCGCGCTGATCGGCGTGGTGCCCTACCTGGCGCTGCAGTACAAGGCGGTGGCGATGAGCCTGCAGGTGCTCAGCGGCCAGTCCAGCGCCGGGGCGCCGTTCTACGCCGATCCTGCGCTGTACGTGGCGCTGCTGATGGCGCTGTTCGCGACCTTGTTCGGCACCCGCCAGGTCGATGCCACCGAGCACCACCACGGCATGATGCTGGCGATCGCGCTGGAATCGGTGGTCAAGCTGCTGGCGATGGTCGCGGTGGGCGTGTTCGCCTACGTGTGGCTGAGCGGCCGCGACGGCCGCGTGCTGCAGTCGGCGCATACCTTGTTCCAGAACACGCCGCCGGTCGGCTTCATCTCGCAGACCCTGCTCAGCTTCCTGGCCATCGTGTGCCTGCCGCGGCAGTTCCACGTGGCGGTGGTGGAGTGCAGCGACATCGGCGACATCCGCAAGGCGCGCTGGCTGTTCGGCCTGTACCTGGTGGTGATCTCGGCGATGGTGGTGCCGATCGCCGCGGCCGGCGTCGCCCTGTTCGGCCATTCCGGCGAGGTGGCCCGCGACAGCATCGTGCTGGCGCTGCCGCTGGCCGAGGGCCGCACCGCGCTGGCGCTGGTCGCCTACGTGGGCGGCTTTTCCGCCGCCACCGGCATGGTCATCGTCTCCAGCATCGCGCTGGCGACGATGATCAGCAACGACCTGGTGATGCCGGTGCTGCTGCGCCGCCGCGGGCACCAGGCGGCCGGCGCCGACGTCGCTTCGCGGGTGCTGTGGATCCGGCGTCTGGCGATCCTGCTGCTGGCGCTGATCGCCTACGGCTACTACCGCAGCAGCAGCAACGACAGCAGCCTGGCCTCGTACGGGCTGATGGCCTTCGCCGCGGTGGCGCAGTTCGCGCCGGGCGTGATCGGCGGGCTGTACTGGCGCGGCGCCAGCCGCAGGGGCGTGGAGACCGGCATGGTGCTGGGCTTCGCCACCTGGATCTACACCTTGCTGCTGCCGGCGCTGACCCAGGCCGGCTGGCTGGCGCCGGAATGGCTGCGCGACGGGCCGTTCGGCATCTCCTGGCTGCGCCCGCAGCAGCTGTTTGGCATGAGCGGCTGGGATCCGCTGGCGCATGGCACGTTCTGGTCGCTGCTGCTCAACGTCGGCACCATGATGCTGGTGTCGGCGCGCTGGCGCCCGGGCCTGGACGAGCGCTTGCGCGCGGCGCCGTTCCTGGAGCCGTATTCGCAGCGGCCGGCGGTGGCCGGCGACTGGCTCGGGCATGTGCAGGTGATCGACCTGCAGGCGCTGGCCGAACGCATGGTCGGCGAACGCCACGCGCGCCGCGCCTTCGCCGAACAGGCGCAGTTGCTCGGCCGCGAGCCGCAGCCCAACGCGGTGGCCGACCGCGCCTGGGTGCAGTTCACCGAACGCCTGCTCGCCGCCTCGATCGGCGCGGCCTCGGCGCGCCTGGTGCTGACCAGCCTGCTGCGCGGCTCGGGCATGGACCTGGGCGAAGTGGTGGCGGTGCTCGACGAGGCCGGGCAGGAGCTGCGCTTCAACCGCGAGATCCTGTCCACCACGCTGGAGAACATCAGCGCCGGCGTCAGCGTGGTCGATCCGGCGATGCGCCTGACCGCGTGGAACCGGCGCTACCAGCAGATGTTCGGCTATCCCGACGGCATGCTCTACGTCGGCCGCCCGGTCGCCGACCTGATCCGCTACAACGCCGAGCGCGGCGAACTGGGCGAGGGCCGGATCGAGGACCAGATCAACCGCCGCATCGGGCACCTGCGCGCCGGCACCTCGCACGTGTTCGAGCGCACCCGCAGCGACGGCAAGGTGATCGAGATGCGCGGCCAGCCGCTGCCCGGCGGCGGCTACGTGACCAGCTACAACGACATCACCGACTACAAGCGCGCCGAGCAGGCGCTGCTGGAGGCCAACGAGACCCTGGAGCAGCGCGTGGCCGAGCGCTCGCGCGAGGCCGAGCTGGCGCAGCAGTCCAAGACCCGCTTCCTGGCCGCGATCAGCCACGACGTGCTGCAGCCGCTCAACGCGGCGCGGCTGTTCGCCTCGGCGCTGCGCGAAGCGCACCAGAACGAGGAACAGCGGCACCTGGCCGAGCGCGTGGACGCCTCGCTGCGCGCGGCCGAGGAGCTGCTCGACGGCCTGCTCGACGTGTCGCGGCTGGATGCCGGCGGCATGCGCCCGGCGATCGAGGATTTCGATGCCAGCGTGCTGCTGCGCGAGCTGGCCGCGCAGTACACCCCGGTCGCCGCCGGCCGCGGCCTGCGCATGCACGTGTACGCGCGGCCGATCTGGGTGCGCAGCGACCGCCGCCTGCTGCGCCGGGTGCTGCAGAACTTCATCGCCAACGCGCTGCGCTATACCCGCCAGGGCCGCATCGTGCTGGGCATGCGCGGCCGCGGCGCGGCGCTGGAACTGCAGGTGTGGGACACCGGCCCGGGCATCCCCAAGCACCACATGCAGCAGATCTTCGAGGAGTTCCAGCGCTACCAGCAGCCGTTCGACTGGGGCGAGCAGGGCCTGGGCCTGGGCCTGTCGATCTGCCAGCGCATCTCGCGCCTGCTCGGCCACGACCTGGATGCGCGCAGCGCGGTCGGCCACGGCAGCATGTTCTCGATCGCCGTGCCGCGGGTGGCGCCGGTGCCGCAGAAACAGCAACGCCAGCAACGCAGCGTGGCCGCCAGCGACTCGCTGGCCGGGTTGCGCGTGCTGTGCGTGGACAACGACCAGGAAATCCTCGACGGCATGCGCGCGCTGCTCGGCCGCTGGCAGGTGGAGGTGATCTGCGCCAGCACCGTGGACGAAGCGCTGCCGCTGGCGGCGCGCGCGCCCAACGTGATGCTGGTCGACTACCACCTGCACGACCGCCTGGACGGACTGGACACGCTGGACGCCTTGCGCGAGGCGATGGTCGGCCCGGTCGCCGGCGCGCTGCTCACCGCCGACGGCCGCGACGAACTGAAACTGCAGGCGCGCGAACGCGGCTACCGGGTGCTGACCAAGCCGGTCAAGCCGGCCTCGCTGCGCGCCTTCCTCACCGCGTACCACGACCCGATCAAGAGCGACTAG
- a CDS encoding sensor histidine kinase → MTPGPASPPSSIAAPGGGVSRLCRWWRDIPLADRVDRRNAAMLQLVLVFVGLYQPAMILLAWGRLGASMDPVALWLAGTNTLAMWACFALLRRGAFLWAARLFVLVSLALLTVSYLRWGLEAQLRGQLSQLLPVLIGGLLLSRRALWGAVAWLALVVAIGAWRDAARAFFLPALWPRILESATVGIAGFVVAALVLDQSVAALRESLDLARQRGNDLARSRDRLQLEMQEKERSRDQLVHAQKMESVGRLASGVAHDFNHLLSLIMGYAARARRSDDPQQLKAALQGADAAARRAAAVTRKLLDFSRQEATRLEVFEPAETIAGMRPMFDQLFGMGVQVRLQLHEAPCPVRFDRAQLELILLNLAANAQQAMPEGGRFELTLAPRPDATLEIAVRDSGHGMSEEVRVRCLEPFFTTKPSGQGTGLGLAVSANLIAAAGGALLVESAPGQGSVFRLRLPLHAGAAAVP, encoded by the coding sequence ATGACGCCTGGTCCCGCTTCCCCGCCTTCCTCCATTGCCGCGCCTGGCGGCGGCGTGTCGCGCCTGTGCCGCTGGTGGCGGGACATCCCGCTGGCCGACCGGGTCGACCGGCGCAATGCGGCGATGCTGCAACTGGTGCTGGTGTTCGTGGGCCTGTACCAGCCGGCGATGATCCTGCTGGCATGGGGGCGGCTGGGCGCGAGCATGGATCCGGTGGCGCTCTGGCTGGCGGGGACCAACACGCTGGCGATGTGGGCCTGCTTCGCGCTGCTGCGGCGCGGCGCGTTCCTGTGGGCGGCGCGGCTGTTCGTGCTGGTGAGCCTGGCGCTGCTGACCGTGTCCTACCTGCGCTGGGGCCTGGAGGCACAGCTGCGCGGCCAGTTGAGCCAGCTGCTGCCGGTGTTGATCGGCGGCCTGCTGCTGAGCCGGCGCGCGCTGTGGGGGGCGGTGGCGTGGCTGGCGCTGGTGGTGGCGATCGGCGCCTGGCGCGATGCGGCGCGCGCGTTCTTCCTGCCGGCGCTGTGGCCGCGGATCCTGGAGAGCGCCACCGTCGGCATCGCCGGCTTCGTCGTCGCCGCGCTGGTGCTGGACCAGTCGGTGGCGGCCTTGCGCGAGAGCCTGGACCTGGCGCGCCAGCGCGGCAACGACCTGGCCCGCTCGCGCGACCGGCTGCAGCTGGAGATGCAGGAAAAGGAGCGCTCGCGCGACCAGCTGGTGCACGCGCAGAAGATGGAGAGCGTCGGCCGCCTGGCCAGCGGCGTGGCGCACGATTTCAATCACCTGCTCAGCCTGATCATGGGCTACGCGGCGCGCGCGCGGCGCAGCGACGATCCGCAGCAGCTCAAGGCCGCCCTGCAGGGCGCCGACGCGGCGGCGCGGCGCGCGGCGGCGGTGACCCGCAAGCTGCTGGATTTCAGCCGCCAGGAAGCCACCCGGCTGGAAGTGTTCGAGCCGGCCGAGACGATCGCCGGCATGCGCCCGATGTTCGACCAGCTGTTCGGCATGGGCGTGCAGGTGCGCCTGCAGCTGCACGAGGCGCCGTGCCCGGTGCGCTTCGACCGCGCGCAGCTGGAGCTGATCCTGCTCAATCTCGCCGCCAACGCGCAGCAGGCGATGCCCGAAGGCGGCCGCTTCGAGCTGACCCTGGCGCCGCGCCCCGACGCCACGCTGGAGATCGCGGTGCGCGACAGCGGCCACGGCATGAGCGAGGAGGTGCGCGTGCGCTGCCTGGAGCCGTTCTTCACCACCAAGCCCAGCGGCCAGGGCACCGGCCTGGGGCTGGCGGTCAGCGCCAACCTGATCGCCGCGGCCGGCGGCGCGCTGCTGGTCGAGAGCGCGCCGGGGCAGGGCAGCGTGTTCCGCCTGCGGCTGCCGCTGCACGCCGGCGCCGCGGCCGTCCCGTGA